The following proteins come from a genomic window of Gossypium raimondii isolate GPD5lz chromosome 5, ASM2569854v1, whole genome shotgun sequence:
- the LOC128032014 gene encoding pentatricopeptide repeat-containing protein At1g63330-like — translation MGKLPSFILRSLGNAGSHLSSFHSFSSSSSNTIATSIEALSKNPISMPVRRKGKRGHRFDNVDHALILFNKMIEKYPKPSIMEFTKLLLAPIVGMKYYGIVVSMCSQMELLGVSHNAYSLNILINCCCKLGRIDFGFSVLGKMLKLGVEPDVVTFSTLLNGLRNQNKIFEAVSIFDEMIERGYQPHLIAYSTILKGLCKTGNTDRAVRFLRPMESRGSEPNIVAYNTILDCLCKKGLLKEALDLFSEVKVKGIRPNIITYSCLIHGMCNSGQQEEATRLLNEMVDNNISAYNVLIDALCKEGLISKAVETIGIMRKQDIKPNIVTCNTLVDAHCKEGMVSKAEDIVAAMIKRGIEPNVVTYNILINGHCLQNKMDKARRVLQLMIEKGCAPEIVTYSTMINGYCNGKRLDEAMELFHEISRKGPILDTVKYNTLLQIMFQLGRVSTACKLFRKMLASGQIPDIVTCLILLNGLCKTGHIEEALKLFEAMRNSGLELDIVPYTILIDGLCKVGHITVAKELFHQLSDNGLKLNVYTYCIMINGLCKDGLPDEAYRLFGSMGDNDCSPDSCCYNVMIRGFLRNNSTSKATQLLTEMVGKGFSADIFTATLFTDFIVHSNRSILL, via the coding sequence ATGGGTAAGCTTCCTTCTTTTATTCTTCGTTCACTTGGTAATGCTGGAAGCCATCTTTCTAGTTTccactctttttcttcttcttcttctaacaCCATTGCTACCTCCATCGAAGCCCTAAGTAAGAATCCCATATCCATGCCTGTTAGACGAAAGGGAAAAAGAGGCCACCGCTTCGATAATGTTGATCATGCTTTGATTTTGTTCAATAAGATGATTGAAAAGTACCCAAAGCCTTCAATTATGGAattcactaaattattattagCACCCATTGTTGGAATGAAATATTATGGCATTGTTGTTTCTATGTGTAGCCAGATGGAATTATTGGGAGTTTCCCACAATGCTTATTCTTTGAATATCTTGATTAATTGCTGTTGTAAATTAGGTCgaattgattttgggttttctgTTTTGGGGAAAATGTTGAAGTTAGGTGTTGAACCTGATGTTGTAACTTTTTCAACTTTACTTAATGGACTTCGTAATCAAAATAAGATTTTTGAGGCTGTTAGTATATTcgatgaaatgattgaaagagGGTATCAACCTCATTTGATTGCTTACAGTACAATACTAAAGGGGTTGTGTAAGACCGGCAATACTGATAGAGCTGTTAGGTTTCTAAGGCCGATGGAAAGCAGAGGTTCTGAACCTAATATTGTAGCATATAATACTATCCTTGACTGTCTTTGTAAGAAAGGGTTGTTGAAGGAGGCTCTCGATCTCTTCTCCGAAGTGAAGGTTAAGGGCATTAGACCAAATATCATTACTTATAGTTGTTTAATTCATGGTATGTGTAATTCGGGCCAGCAGGAGGAGGCTACAAGGCTTTTGAATGAAATGGTGGATAACAATATTTCAGCATATAATGTATTGATCGATGCACTTTGTAAGGAGGGGTTGATTTCTAAAGCTGTAGAAACTATTGGCATAATGAGAAAGCAAGACATTAAGCCCAATATTGTCACGTGTAATACATTGGTTGATGCACATTGCAAAGAAGGGATGGTTTCTAAAGCTGAGGATATTGTTGCCGCAATGATAAAGCGAGGCATTGAGCCTAATGTTGTtacttataatatattaatcaaCGGTCATTGCTTGCAAAATAAAATGGATAAAGCTAGAAGAGTTTTACAGTTGATGATTGAGAAGGGTTGTGCACCTGAAATAGTTACTTACAGCACCATGATCAATGGATATTGCAATGGTAAAAGGTTAGACGAAGCAATGGAACTCTTTCATGAAATATCTCGAAAGGGACCAATCCTGGATACTGTCAAATACAACACTCTCTTGCAGATTATGTTTCAGTTAGGGAGAGTTTCAACTGCCTGTAAACTGTTTAGAAAGATGCTTGCTTCTGGACAAATTCCAGATATAGTGACCTGTTTGATTTTGCTAAATGGTTTATGCAAAACAGGTCATATCGAAGAGGCATTGAAACTTTTTGAAGCAATGCGGAACAGTGGGTTGGAACTTGATATTGTCCCATATACTATCCTAATTGATGGGTTGTGCAAAGTTGGGCATATCACGGTTGCAAAAGAATTATTTCATCAACTCTCAGACAATGGTTTAAAACTGAATGTTTACACATATTGTATAATGATTAATGGGCTATGTAAAGATGGATTGCCAGATGAAGCATACAGGTTGTTTGGGAGCATGGGAGATAATGATTGTTCGCCTGATAGCTGTTGTTATAATGTAATGATCCGGGGGTTCCTTCGAAACAACTCTACCTCAAAGGCAACACAACTTCTTACAGAAATGGTCGGTAAAGGCTTTTCTGCAGATATATTCACTGCCACCTTATTTACGGATTTCATCGTACACTCTAATAGATCAATCTTGCTCTGA